Proteins encoded within one genomic window of Thiothrix litoralis:
- a CDS encoding CPBP family intramembrane glutamic endopeptidase: MNTQYLTLASLGKNHWWRYLLGLLLIIFFWQILGVIPLGIMVVMLLGDDNPATDVDLNTLHFTGIDSLWPYLAINFTLLAMLLGVFLAVRFLHNRHFISLLTPLATVDWKRILEGFTVFFVLIASAAAVEVWLKPGVFQMTFDPKQFLIFLPIALVVTPLQAAAEELFFRGYVMQSLGLWSRRAFVPVLGSSLLFMAAHLTNPEVGEDIYLIPLLYLLMGLFLAIITVKSNSLELAIGVHAANNLFAVLIMNYANSALPAPSLFMAEKVDPLSSLVSFVVVAALFYWVVFVWRKANLLGQPQ; this comes from the coding sequence ATGAATACGCAGTATCTAACCCTAGCTAGTCTTGGCAAAAATCATTGGTGGCGCTACCTGCTGGGTCTGTTACTGATTATCTTTTTTTGGCAGATTCTGGGGGTCATCCCGTTAGGAATCATGGTGGTTATGTTGCTGGGGGATGATAACCCCGCTACCGATGTTGATTTGAATACCTTGCATTTTACAGGCATTGACAGCTTGTGGCCGTATCTGGCGATTAATTTTACCTTGTTGGCAATGCTGTTAGGGGTGTTCTTGGCTGTGCGTTTTTTGCACAATCGACATTTTATCAGCTTGCTGACACCGCTTGCCACTGTTGACTGGAAGCGCATTCTCGAAGGGTTTACGGTCTTTTTTGTGTTGATTGCCAGTGCCGCCGCCGTGGAAGTCTGGCTTAAGCCGGGAGTCTTCCAAATGACTTTTGACCCTAAGCAATTCCTGATTTTTTTGCCGATTGCCTTGGTGGTGACGCCCCTTCAGGCTGCCGCAGAGGAGCTGTTTTTCCGGGGTTATGTGATGCAGAGCTTGGGCTTGTGGAGTCGTCGGGCGTTTGTGCCGGTGCTGGGGTCTTCCTTGCTGTTCATGGCGGCGCACTTGACCAACCCGGAGGTGGGGGAAGATATATATTTGATCCCGCTGTTGTATCTGTTGATGGGGTTGTTTTTGGCGATTATTACGGTGAAAAGCAATTCGCTGGAACTGGCGATTGGAGTACATGCTGCCAATAACCTGTTTGCGGTACTGATTATGAATTATGCGAATTCAGCTTTGCCCGCACCATCACTGTTCATGGCTGAGAAGGTTGACCCGCTGTCCAGTCTGGTGAGTTTTGTAGTGGTAGCAGCGCTGTTTTACTGGGTGGTGTTTGTGTGGCGTAAAGCAAATCTGCTGGGGCAACCACAGTAA
- a CDS encoding arginine N-succinyltransferase, whose translation MSTSSEHKIGCLHLIGLILLTVFISVSVTLWVVQYFLFPKPFQPVTLNTQETSVLERKLQQIGLPELMASTPTPDLKPEPYTEIGAKREIALTEKELNALLATNTDMGEKAVIDLADNLASAKILLPLDPDFPFIGGKTLKVNAGIELAYANGHPIVKLKGVSVWGVPVPNAWLGNLKNVDLVNEFGSNAGFWQSFAAGVEDIHVQEGSLLIKLKE comes from the coding sequence ATGAGCACAAGTTCAGAACATAAGATTGGGTGTTTGCACTTAATAGGGCTGATATTGCTGACGGTATTCATCTCCGTCAGCGTCACGCTGTGGGTAGTACAGTATTTCCTGTTCCCCAAACCTTTTCAGCCCGTCACCCTGAATACCCAGGAAACCTCCGTACTGGAACGCAAGCTCCAGCAAATTGGCCTGCCTGAGCTGATGGCAAGCACACCCACCCCCGACCTGAAACCGGAACCTTATACCGAGATCGGGGCGAAACGCGAAATTGCCCTCACCGAAAAAGAGCTGAATGCCTTATTGGCAACAAACACCGACATGGGCGAAAAGGCTGTGATCGACCTTGCTGACAATCTCGCCAGTGCCAAAATCCTGCTGCCACTCGACCCAGACTTCCCGTTTATCGGCGGCAAAACCCTCAAAGTGAACGCTGGCATAGAACTCGCCTATGCCAATGGTCACCCCATCGTCAAACTCAAAGGCGTCAGCGTCTGGGGAGTCCCCGTACCTAACGCTTGGCTAGGCAACCTAAAAAACGTTGATCTGGTCAATGAGTTTGGCAGCAATGCCGGTTTCTGGCAGTCATTCGCCGCTGGTGTTGAAGACATCCATGTTCAAGAAGGCAGCTTGCTCATCAAACTCAAAGAGTAA
- a CDS encoding ArsR/SmtB family transcription factor: MKNQDHSITINGVPIQDEDIEYASRSLKAASHPLRLKIMCLLENTEMTVQEIVDSVGTTQSNISQHLGLMRDKGLLSSHRVANRVYYRLAESRRALLRACSSLK; the protein is encoded by the coding sequence ATGAAAAATCAAGATCATAGCATCACTATTAACGGCGTCCCCATACAAGATGAAGACATCGAATACGCGAGCCGTTCCCTGAAAGCGGCCTCTCATCCTTTACGCTTGAAAATCATGTGTTTACTGGAAAACACTGAAATGACCGTGCAGGAAATTGTCGATAGTGTCGGCACAACACAGAGTAACATTTCCCAACACCTTGGGTTAATGCGTGACAAGGGCTTGTTGTCTTCACACCGGGTTGCCAACCGGGTTTACTATCGTCTTGCTGAATCCCGCCGTGCCCTGCTGAGGGCTTGCTCTTCTCTGAAATAA
- a CDS encoding SPOR domain-containing protein, with amino-acid sequence MKNNMKVGAAALTLAVLMSGCAPVPGTAPQAGTTTGGNYNTNGYGATAPAAGTDYGYNTGTAANTGTTSSASYFDNGASAAPSYGAAPAPSYGATATPTSSSYYDYAAPGSSGGTASNSIGGAYAVQVLASGNSGTAESMRGQMQSMGFNAVVDQVGGYYKVRVPFSSESEAKSNLGRIRSSGAPDAFYTVR; translated from the coding sequence ATGAAAAACAATATGAAAGTGGGAGCTGCCGCGCTGACTTTGGCAGTATTGATGTCTGGTTGCGCACCTGTCCCAGGAACGGCTCCTCAGGCGGGCACGACCACAGGTGGTAATTACAACACCAATGGTTATGGGGCAACGGCTCCAGCGGCGGGCACTGATTACGGTTATAACACCGGGACAGCAGCCAATACCGGTACAACCTCTAGCGCCTCTTACTTTGATAATGGAGCGAGCGCGGCTCCTAGTTATGGTGCAGCACCTGCTCCTAGTTATGGCGCAACGGCAACACCTACGAGCAGTAGTTACTACGACTACGCTGCACCCGGCTCAAGTGGCGGTACTGCCAGCAACTCGATAGGTGGTGCTTACGCCGTACAGGTATTGGCCAGCGGCAACAGCGGTACGGCTGAGTCCATGCGTGGTCAGATGCAGTCGATGGGCTTTAATGCGGTGGTTGATCAGGTCGGAGGTTATTACAAGGTGCGTGTACCGTTCAGCAGCGAAAGTGAAGCAAAATCCAACTTGGGGCGTATCCGTTCCAGTGGCGCACCGGATGCTTTCTATACTGTCCGTTAA
- the thiL gene encoding thiamine-phosphate kinase, with protein sequence MSEFDLIREYFLWDASPDTTVRISVGDDAAVLRIPLDKELIISVDTLNEGIHFPVKTPPHAIGYKALAVNLSDLAAMGAQPAWFTLALSMPVADTVWVGEFTRGMRELAQQHGIFLIGGDTTRGALSITLQVMGLAAPGKALLRSGAQHGDLICVSGTLGDAAAGLAVVQNRLALAAEAAEYCVQRLNYPTARLGLGNVLQGRATACMDISDGLLADLGHLLKASGVGARLHHALLPVSPALTSVALDQRLDFALRGGDDYELLFTLPKTLLAVVRQEASKQKIGVTVIGEIDAQQVDLQLDYAFSDKRCGYEHFS encoded by the coding sequence ATGTCGGAATTTGATCTAATCCGCGAATACTTTTTGTGGGACGCATCCCCTGATACGACGGTGCGGATCAGCGTTGGTGATGATGCTGCGGTGTTGAGGATACCACTGGATAAAGAACTGATTATTTCTGTTGATACCCTCAATGAAGGAATCCATTTCCCAGTAAAAACCCCACCCCATGCTATTGGGTACAAGGCGCTGGCGGTCAACCTCAGTGATCTTGCGGCGATGGGGGCACAACCTGCTTGGTTTACCTTGGCGTTGTCAATGCCGGTTGCTGACACGGTTTGGGTTGGCGAATTTACACGCGGAATGCGCGAGCTGGCACAACAACACGGTATTTTCCTGATAGGCGGGGATACCACTCGTGGGGCGTTGAGCATCACCCTGCAAGTGATGGGGCTGGCAGCGCCGGGCAAGGCATTATTACGCAGTGGGGCGCAACACGGCGACCTGATTTGTGTGTCAGGGACGCTGGGGGATGCAGCAGCCGGGTTGGCGGTAGTACAAAACCGTTTGGCTTTGGCGGCAGAGGCGGCGGAGTACTGCGTCCAACGCCTGAATTATCCGACAGCACGCTTGGGATTGGGAAATGTGTTGCAGGGCAGGGCAACCGCCTGCATGGATATTTCTGACGGTTTGTTAGCTGATCTGGGGCATTTGCTGAAAGCATCGGGGGTAGGTGCGCGTTTGCACCACGCTTTGCTGCCGGTTTCACCCGCATTGACCAGCGTTGCGCTTGATCAACGACTGGACTTTGCACTCAGGGGGGGGGACGATTATGAGTTATTATTTACCTTGCCCAAAACCTTGTTAGCTGTTGTGCGGCAAGAGGCGTCCAAACAGAAAATTGGGGTTACCGTCATTGGGGAAATCGACGCGCAGCAGGTTGATTTACAGCTAGATTACGCTTTTTCCGATAAGCGGTGTGGATACGAACATTTTTCTTGA
- the nagZ gene encoding beta-N-acetylhexosaminidase, with product MSLGPVMLDVAGTELSAEDRELLQHPAVGGVILFARNYQNPTQLAALTASIRALREPHLLVAVDQEGGRVQRFREGFKRLPPAGYYAALYQQSPIAAGQVAQRMGWLMAAELQAVGVDFSFAPVLDIDRGLSRVIGDRAFGEQAQTVSDLTGAWMQGVRLAGMVSVGKHFPGHGGVTADSHEALPCDERSFETLWQEDMLPFGHLIAQGLEAVMPSHVVYPCVDDAPAGFSSAWLQTILRGKMGFQGAIFSDALDMAAAAAAGDFVGRAQAALAAGCDQLLMCNNRAAAVTVVEALADYRDPAAQARLARLYSRHFTPLVQVQQHPYWAEAETVLEQFAAYSVSGVTLAYDPTTRGGTVL from the coding sequence ATGTCATTGGGGCCAGTGATGCTGGATGTGGCAGGTACTGAATTGAGTGCCGAAGATCGTGAATTATTGCAGCACCCGGCCGTGGGTGGCGTGATCCTGTTTGCGCGTAATTACCAGAACCCGACACAGCTTGCGGCGTTGACGGCGAGTATCCGGGCGCTACGTGAGCCGCATTTGCTGGTGGCGGTGGATCAAGAAGGCGGGCGGGTGCAACGTTTCCGTGAAGGTTTCAAGCGTTTGCCACCAGCGGGGTATTACGCGGCTTTGTACCAACAGTCACCTATTGCGGCAGGTCAGGTTGCGCAGCGCATGGGCTGGTTGATGGCCGCCGAGTTGCAGGCGGTGGGGGTGGATTTCAGCTTTGCCCCAGTGCTGGATATTGACCGGGGTTTAAGTCGGGTCATCGGCGACCGTGCCTTTGGTGAGCAAGCGCAAACGGTGAGCGATTTGACCGGGGCGTGGATGCAGGGGGTGCGGCTGGCGGGCATGGTGTCGGTCGGTAAACATTTCCCCGGTCATGGTGGGGTGACGGCCGATTCGCACGAGGCTTTGCCGTGTGACGAGCGCAGTTTTGAAACGCTGTGGCAGGAAGATATGTTGCCGTTTGGGCATTTGATCGCTCAGGGCTTGGAAGCGGTGATGCCCTCCCACGTGGTTTACCCTTGTGTGGATGACGCACCAGCGGGATTTTCCAGCGCGTGGTTACAGACGATTTTGCGCGGGAAGATGGGGTTTCAGGGGGCGATTTTCAGCGATGCGCTGGATATGGCCGCAGCGGCGGCAGCCGGGGATTTTGTCGGGCGGGCGCAAGCAGCTTTGGCAGCAGGCTGTGACCAGTTACTGATGTGCAATAACCGTGCGGCAGCCGTGACGGTGGTAGAAGCGTTGGCGGATTACCGTGACCCGGCAGCACAGGCACGCTTGGCGCGTTTATACAGCCGCCATTTCACCCCGCTGGTACAAGTGCAACAGCATCCGTATTGGGCAGAAGCTGAAACGGTGTTGGAACAATTTGCGGCTTACAGTGTGTCGGGTGTGACCTTGGCGTATGACCCTACCACACGCGGCGGAACGGTGTTGTAG
- a CDS encoding DUF4124 domain-containing protein, translating into MFRITTFYPALIALLLLASGTVQAGLYRWVDDAGGVHYSDVVPASVEKHGHSELNKQGMTVETFPAAPSPADIAAAKRGETLAQLRDALDNQQQEQDNHLLANYTDTTELETVFNSKLTVLDKNTRSIAERRQSLKSKLATVKAQLDKVEEAAQREKLNSYVLEAENTLTAYDYALQENQTEQDRLRQGYEKDHERLSKLLNESPSSQHPDPSKAPAILRAALDRQ; encoded by the coding sequence ATGTTCAGGATCACTACATTCTACCCCGCACTCATTGCCTTGCTGCTGTTGGCAAGCGGAACAGTGCAAGCGGGTTTATACCGCTGGGTTGATGATGCGGGTGGTGTCCATTATTCGGATGTCGTGCCTGCCAGCGTCGAAAAACACGGACACAGCGAACTCAACAAGCAGGGCATGACCGTTGAAACTTTCCCCGCCGCACCCAGCCCGGCAGACATTGCCGCTGCGAAACGCGGTGAGACGCTGGCACAACTGCGCGATGCCTTGGATAACCAGCAGCAGGAGCAAGATAACCACCTGCTGGCTAATTATACGGATACGACTGAGCTGGAAACGGTATTCAACAGCAAGCTGACGGTGTTGGACAAGAATACCCGTTCGATTGCGGAACGTCGCCAGTCACTGAAGAGCAAGCTGGCGACAGTCAAAGCACAACTGGACAAGGTTGAGGAAGCTGCCCAGCGTGAAAAGCTCAATAGCTATGTTCTGGAAGCGGAAAACACGCTGACCGCTTACGATTACGCCTTACAGGAAAACCAGACCGAGCAAGACCGTTTACGTCAGGGTTATGAAAAAGACCATGAGCGCCTGAGCAAATTGCTCAACGAGTCACCATCGTCCCAACACCCAGATCCGTCAAAAGCTCCAGCAATACTGCGTGCGGCACTCGACCGTCAATAA
- a CDS encoding PHA/PHB synthase family protein, with the protein MADNKQAADNQADIGALGYASVTKEMQDNFKQVEEVMAGFSKAHENMNLDPFNLKTAYSDWAEAIAKNPEKLIETNMAFWQKSMELTQQAMQSFISGQAAPKVMETAKSDRRFSHEDWENKPAFDMIKQSYLLMSDWTRKLVASAEGLDERTAERVKFFTERGLDAISPTNFAMTNPAVLEKIRETKGANLVHGLKNMLEDLEAGNGQLRIRMTDTKAFKLGENVAATPGKVVFQNRMFQLIQYTPSTEKVLKRPLMIVPPWINKFYILDLQPKNSMLKWLVDQGHTVYVMSWVNPDETYADTGFEDYLQAVITAMDAVECDTGEADMNLIGYCIGGTLLSSTLAYLKAKGDNRVKSATFFTTMLDFSEPGELGLFIDEIQISNIEAQMNEQGYLDGSTMSGAFNLLRANDLIWSFYVNNYLLGNDPRPFDLLYWNSDSTRMPAKMHSWYLRNLYKDNKLCQPKALSVEGVELDLSTIDVPACFISTLEDHIAPWKSTYAGARLFGGDVRFILGGSGHIAGIVNPPAANKYNYRVSNELPENPDAWLANTQINAGSWWPEWDSWVRTLANNEQVDARQPGSGKLAVIENAPGTYVKSRLGEATPVLEATILPEASAKTPKAAPAPQAAKKPAVKKPVKPKTPKV; encoded by the coding sequence ATGGCCGACAACAAACAGGCTGCGGATAACCAAGCCGATATCGGTGCGCTAGGCTATGCCTCAGTGACCAAAGAAATGCAGGACAATTTCAAGCAGGTTGAAGAAGTCATGGCGGGTTTCAGCAAAGCCCACGAAAACATGAACCTTGACCCCTTCAACCTGAAAACAGCTTACAGTGACTGGGCAGAAGCCATCGCCAAAAACCCGGAAAAACTCATCGAAACCAATATGGCTTTCTGGCAAAAGTCGATGGAGCTGACTCAACAAGCCATGCAAAGCTTCATAAGCGGTCAAGCCGCGCCTAAAGTCATGGAAACAGCCAAATCAGACCGCCGTTTTAGCCATGAAGACTGGGAAAACAAACCTGCCTTCGACATGATCAAACAGTCTTACCTGCTGATGTCCGATTGGACGCGCAAACTGGTAGCCTCTGCCGAAGGGCTGGATGAGCGTACCGCCGAACGGGTAAAATTTTTCACCGAACGCGGGTTAGATGCCATCTCACCCACCAATTTCGCCATGACTAACCCGGCGGTACTGGAAAAAATCCGTGAAACCAAAGGTGCAAATCTGGTACACGGCTTGAAAAACATGCTGGAAGACCTCGAAGCCGGGAATGGTCAATTGCGCATCCGCATGACCGACACCAAAGCCTTCAAACTGGGGGAAAACGTCGCAGCCACACCCGGCAAAGTCGTGTTCCAGAACCGCATGTTCCAGTTGATCCAGTACACACCGAGCACCGAAAAAGTCCTCAAGCGCCCCTTGATGATCGTGCCACCGTGGATCAACAAGTTCTACATTCTCGACCTGCAACCCAAAAACTCCATGCTCAAGTGGCTGGTAGATCAAGGCCATACCGTTTACGTCATGTCATGGGTCAACCCGGACGAAACCTACGCTGACACCGGCTTTGAAGACTACCTACAGGCCGTTATCACCGCGATGGATGCGGTGGAGTGCGATACCGGTGAAGCCGATATGAACCTCATCGGCTACTGCATCGGCGGAACCTTGCTGTCTTCCACCCTCGCTTACCTGAAAGCCAAAGGTGATAACCGCGTCAAAAGCGCGACCTTCTTCACCACCATGTTGGACTTTTCCGAACCCGGCGAACTGGGACTGTTCATTGATGAAATCCAAATCAGCAACATCGAAGCCCAAATGAACGAACAGGGTTATCTGGATGGCAGCACTATGTCAGGTGCCTTCAACCTGTTACGTGCTAATGACCTGATCTGGTCGTTCTACGTCAATAACTACCTGTTGGGGAATGACCCGCGTCCGTTTGACTTGCTGTATTGGAACTCAGACTCCACCCGGATGCCTGCCAAAATGCATTCCTGGTATTTGCGCAACCTCTACAAAGACAACAAGCTTTGCCAACCTAAAGCTCTGAGCGTGGAAGGTGTAGAACTGGATCTGAGTACCATTGACGTGCCTGCCTGCTTCATTTCCACCCTCGAAGACCACATTGCTCCGTGGAAATCCACCTACGCCGGTGCTCGCTTGTTTGGCGGTGATGTACGTTTTATCCTGGGTGGTTCCGGTCATATTGCGGGTATCGTTAACCCGCCTGCCGCCAACAAGTACAACTACCGTGTCAGCAACGAGCTGCCAGAAAACCCAGATGCTTGGTTAGCAAACACCCAAATCAACGCAGGTTCCTGGTGGCCAGAATGGGATAGCTGGGTACGCACCCTCGCCAACAATGAACAAGTTGATGCCCGTCAACCTGGGTCTGGCAAACTAGCTGTCATTGAAAACGCACCGGGGACTTATGTCAAATCCCGTTTGGGAGAGGCGACACCCGTACTAGAGGCCACTATCTTGCCTGAAGCCTCAGCAAAAACGCCCAAGGCTGCTCCAGCGCCGCAAGCGGCCAAGAAACCTGCCGTCAAAAAGCCTGTGAAACCTAAAACCCCTAAGGTTTAA
- a CDS encoding spermidine synthase: protein MIQTLHHSDDEFGSITVLDDGECRILAFAPNDEQSRCLKATPHVLQYEYTQAMLLVLLFCQPKRVLILGLGGGSLVTALHRHIPGIHITAVELRATVIELAHRYFQMPRSKRLQIIQQDADDFLNSNELRKVDVVFADLYHGDGVDQVQLRTDFIARCADALKEDGWLVLNCWTEHREDPLLRDALRLHFADIRTVLTGSKNWVILAGKVPDFQTTRSLKDTAERLTASLGFPLMRSLMRSRALGE, encoded by the coding sequence ATGATACAAACCTTACACCACAGCGACGATGAATTCGGCTCCATCACGGTACTCGACGATGGCGAATGCCGCATTCTAGCCTTTGCACCCAACGATGAGCAAAGCCGTTGTTTGAAAGCCACCCCCCACGTACTGCAATACGAATACACCCAAGCCATGTTGCTGGTGCTACTATTTTGCCAACCGAAACGGGTACTGATTCTAGGCTTGGGCGGCGGCAGTCTGGTCACAGCTTTACACCGCCACATTCCCGGCATTCACATCACCGCCGTGGAATTACGCGCCACCGTGATCGAATTGGCACACCGCTATTTCCAGATGCCGCGCAGCAAACGCCTGCAAATCATCCAGCAAGATGCCGATGACTTCCTGAACAGCAATGAGCTGCGTAAAGTGGATGTGGTATTTGCCGACCTTTACCACGGCGACGGGGTGGATCAGGTGCAATTACGCACCGACTTCATCGCCCGCTGTGCCGATGCACTCAAGGAAGATGGCTGGTTGGTGCTGAATTGCTGGACAGAACACCGCGAAGACCCCTTGCTGCGCGACGCCTTGCGCCTGCACTTTGCTGACATCCGCACCGTACTCACCGGTAGCAAAAACTGGGTGATTCTGGCGGGCAAAGTACCCGATTTCCAAACCACCCGTTCCTTAAAAGACACTGCCGAACGCCTCACCGCCTCACTCGGCTTTCCGCTAATGCGTTCACTGATGCGCTCACGGGCATTAGGGGAATAG
- the oppB gene encoding oligopeptide ABC transporter permease OppB translates to MLQYVFKRLLGALPTLLVIITLAFFLIRMAPGGPFDRERAIPPEIAANIERAYHLDQPLVVQYGYYLLNVVQGDFGPSFKYKDHTVSSLIAQGFPVSLQLGLFAMLLALLVGIPAGMLAALHQNRPLDHAVMAVAMTGITIPNFVMAPLLALVFGVFLHWLPVAGWDAGWKSAVLPVIALALPQIAYAARMMRASMLETLSSPHIRTAFAKGLPMRLILWRHVLKGALLPVISWLGPATAAIITGSVVIEQIFGIPGIGRHFVQGALNRDYTLVMGVVVFYGALIILMNLLVDVIYGLIDPRVRYE, encoded by the coding sequence ATGTTGCAGTATGTCTTCAAACGCTTGCTGGGTGCGTTGCCCACCTTGCTGGTCATCATTACCTTGGCATTCTTTTTAATCAGAATGGCACCGGGTGGACCATTTGACCGGGAGCGAGCCATTCCGCCGGAAATTGCCGCCAATATTGAACGCGCCTACCACCTCGACCAGCCGCTGGTGGTTCAATACGGCTATTACCTGCTGAATGTGGTGCAGGGGGATTTCGGCCCCTCCTTCAAGTACAAGGATCACACGGTCAGTAGCTTGATTGCACAAGGCTTTCCGGTATCGCTGCAACTGGGGCTGTTTGCCATGCTGCTGGCCTTGCTGGTGGGGATTCCGGCGGGAATGTTGGCGGCATTGCACCAGAATCGCCCGCTGGATCATGCGGTGATGGCGGTGGCGATGACCGGGATCACCATCCCCAATTTTGTGATGGCACCGCTGCTGGCGCTGGTGTTTGGGGTATTCCTGCACTGGCTGCCGGTGGCGGGTTGGGATGCAGGCTGGAAATCGGCCGTGCTACCGGTGATTGCGCTGGCCTTGCCGCAGATTGCTTACGCCGCACGGATGATGCGTGCCAGTATGCTGGAAACGTTATCCAGCCCGCATATCCGCACCGCGTTTGCCAAGGGTTTGCCGATGCGCCTGATTCTGTGGCGGCATGTGCTGAAAGGTGCGTTGCTGCCGGTGATTTCCTGGCTGGGGCCTGCGACGGCGGCCATTATTACCGGGTCGGTGGTCATCGAACAGATTTTCGGGATTCCGGGTATCGGGCGGCATTTTGTGCAAGGGGCGTTGAACCGCGATTATACGCTGGTGATGGGCGTGGTGGTGTTCTACGGGGCGTTGATTATCCTGATGAATTTGCTAGTGGATGTGATTTACGGGCTGATTGACCCAAGGGTGCGTTATGAATAG
- a CDS encoding peptide ABC transporter substrate-binding protein, translated as MRKLPRLLLALCLLYSPFVLAETVLKRGNGTEPETLDIHKSSGVSEANIQRDMFEGLVTEDAFGKLQPGVAEKWEISADGKRYTFHLRNDSQWSDGTPVTADDFVYAYHRALDPATASDYAFILWPIAGAEAFSKGEQKDPAQIGVKAIDPHTLEINLKAPTPYFLGMLMHPMAYPAPKQAIEKSGKDWIKPENIRCNGAYCLSEWIPQDHIKLVKNPHYRRAAEVNIDSVYYIPTEDQSSELKRYRAGEIDITYDVPADQIKTVEKDFPADFRSTPYIGTYYYALNLENPAFKGNPKLRRALSLALDRDILTDKITQSGEIPAWGWVPPVDHYTQQNMEEKSLDKAARTQLAQSLYAESGYGADKPLELEILYNTSDNNKKLAIAIAAMWKQVLGVKTSLRNEEWKVYLSSRKQKQFQVVRSSWVGDYNDAHTFLSLFKSDVGEMNTAGYNNPEYDRLMQEAETQSDTNKRREALEQAERILLADTPIIPIYYNTTQHLISPKLSGWENNVMDVHQTQYLRLKP; from the coding sequence ATGCGCAAATTGCCACGCTTGTTACTTGCCCTCTGCCTGCTCTACAGCCCGTTTGTACTGGCTGAAACCGTGCTGAAACGCGGTAATGGCACTGAACCGGAAACCCTCGACATCCATAAATCCTCCGGGGTTTCCGAAGCGAATATCCAGCGTGACATGTTTGAAGGACTCGTGACCGAAGACGCATTCGGCAAACTCCAGCCCGGAGTCGCCGAAAAATGGGAAATCAGCGCCGACGGCAAACGCTACACCTTCCACCTGCGTAACGACAGCCAGTGGTCGGATGGTACACCCGTCACCGCTGACGATTTCGTCTACGCCTACCATCGCGCCCTTGACCCGGCAACAGCTTCCGACTACGCCTTCATCCTCTGGCCGATTGCAGGCGCGGAAGCCTTCAGCAAAGGCGAGCAAAAAGACCCAGCACAAATCGGCGTCAAAGCCATTGACCCGCACACGCTGGAAATCAACCTCAAAGCGCCCACGCCCTATTTCCTCGGCATGTTGATGCACCCAATGGCCTACCCCGCCCCCAAGCAAGCCATTGAAAAATCAGGCAAGGACTGGATCAAGCCGGAAAATATCCGCTGCAACGGCGCTTACTGCCTAAGCGAATGGATTCCACAAGACCACATCAAACTGGTGAAAAACCCGCATTACCGCCGTGCCGCCGAGGTAAATATCGACAGCGTGTACTACATCCCTACCGAAGACCAAAGCAGCGAACTCAAACGTTACCGTGCCGGGGAAATCGACATCACCTACGACGTGCCCGCCGACCAAATCAAAACCGTGGAAAAAGATTTCCCCGCCGACTTCCGCAGCACGCCTTACATTGGCACGTATTACTACGCGCTCAATCTGGAAAATCCCGCCTTCAAGGGCAACCCCAAATTGCGCCGCGCCCTGTCACTGGCACTGGATCGCGACATCCTCACCGACAAAATCACCCAATCGGGCGAAATTCCGGCATGGGGCTGGGTTCCACCCGTTGACCACTACACCCAGCAAAACATGGAAGAAAAATCGCTGGATAAAGCCGCCCGCACCCAACTGGCGCAATCGCTGTACGCCGAAAGTGGCTATGGCGCGGACAAACCGCTGGAGCTAGAAATCCTCTACAACACCAGCGACAACAACAAAAAACTCGCCATTGCCATCGCTGCCATGTGGAAACAAGTACTCGGCGTCAAAACCAGCCTGCGTAACGAAGAATGGAAAGTCTACCTCAGCTCACGCAAGCAAAAGCAGTTTCAGGTCGTGCGTTCAAGCTGGGTCGGCGATTACAACGATGCCCACACCTTCCTCAGCCTGTTCAAATCTGATGTGGGTGAAATGAACACCGCCGGTTACAACAACCCCGAATACGACCGCCTGATGCAGGAAGCCGAAACCCAAAGCGACACAAACAAGCGCCGCGAAGCGCTGGAACAGGCCGAACGCATCCTGCTGGCCGATACACCCATCATTCCTATCTACTACAATACCACTCAGCACTTGATCAGCCCAAAACTGAGCGGCTGGGAAAACAACGTGATGGATGTCCATCAAACCCAGTATTTACGATTAAAACCATAA